From a single Stackebrandtia endophytica genomic region:
- a CDS encoding DUF4037 domain-containing protein, producing the protein MSGMELSRRLFEEAVRPILADEFPDVVYSAARLGPGSEVLGFDSVRSTDHDWGPQLLLLLDPGDVTEYGADIASVLSHRLPKRIAGWSTHFGEAGADGTAALADTDGPVRHGIEVTDVSGWLVDRLGDDRVVAGELSTVDWLGLSQQRLGEVTAGAVFHDGSGVLERVRRRLAWYPDPVWRYLLACQWMKLSQEEAFVGRASEAGDELGSMVVAARQVREVMRLALLQSRRYAPYSKWLGTAFTRFVPGSDRLGEVLRAVVGERDPGGRQSLLCEAYEEMAGRHNTLGLTEPLDPGRRRFHGRPFEVLMADRFAVALRDSIEDPVLRGLPLIGGVDQWIDNTDALTVTRVAAAAVYSAG; encoded by the coding sequence ATGTCGGGTATGGAATTGTCGCGTCGTCTGTTCGAGGAGGCGGTGCGGCCGATTCTGGCCGACGAGTTCCCCGATGTCGTGTACAGCGCGGCTCGGTTGGGTCCCGGTTCGGAGGTGCTGGGGTTCGATTCGGTGAGGTCGACCGATCACGACTGGGGTCCCCAGTTGTTGCTGCTGTTGGATCCGGGTGACGTGACCGAGTACGGCGCCGACATCGCGTCGGTGTTGTCGCATCGGTTGCCGAAACGGATCGCCGGCTGGTCGACGCATTTCGGTGAGGCCGGTGCCGATGGGACGGCGGCGTTGGCGGACACGGATGGCCCGGTCCGGCACGGCATCGAGGTCACCGACGTGTCGGGGTGGTTGGTCGACCGGTTGGGTGACGACCGGGTCGTCGCCGGGGAGTTGTCGACGGTGGACTGGTTGGGTCTTTCGCAGCAGCGCCTGGGTGAGGTGACCGCCGGTGCGGTGTTCCATGACGGTTCCGGGGTGTTGGAGCGGGTTCGGCGCCGGTTGGCGTGGTACCCGGACCCGGTGTGGCGGTATCTGTTGGCGTGTCAGTGGATGAAGCTGTCGCAGGAGGAGGCGTTCGTGGGGCGTGCCTCGGAGGCCGGTGACGAACTGGGGTCGATGGTGGTCGCGGCGCGGCAGGTTCGTGAGGTGATGCGTTTGGCGTTGCTGCAGTCGCGACGGTATGCCCCGTATTCGAAGTGGTTGGGCACCGCGTTTACACGGTTCGTTCCGGGTTCGGACCGGTTGGGTGAGGTGTTGCGGGCGGTGGTGGGTGAGCGCGACCCGGGTGGTCGGCAGTCGTTGTTGTGTGAGGCGTATGAGGAGATGGCCGGGCGGCACAACACGTTGGGGTTGACCGAACCGCTGGATCCGGGGCGTCGCCGGTTTCATGGTCGGCCGTTTGAGGTGTTGATGGCCGACCGGTTCGCGGTGGCGTTGCGTGATTCCATCGAGGATCCGGTGTTGCGGGGTCTGCCGTTGATCGGTGGTGTGGACCAGTGGATCGACAACACTGATGCGTTGACGGTGACGAGGGTGGCGGCTGCGGCGGTCTATTCGGCGGGGTAA
- a CDS encoding exodeoxyribonuclease III — protein sequence MLTVTTANVNGIRAATRKGFASWLTDTTADVVCLQEVRATEDQIPDEVLAVDGWHTLWAPAADKGRAGVAVLSRHEPTRRQVGFGSQEFDTSGRYVEIELPDVTVGSLYLPSGETGTERQDQKERFMKEFAAYLIDLKHRNSQAGREVVICGDWNIAHQEIDLKNWKTNRKNAGFLPEEREWLTHLYDEVGYVDVVRRLHGEVPGPYSWWSYRGRAFDNDAGWRIDLHVSTPGLAERADTAVVERADSHDLRWSDHAPVTVTYQH from the coding sequence GTGCTCACCGTTACCACCGCCAACGTCAACGGCATCCGCGCCGCCACCCGCAAGGGATTCGCCTCCTGGCTCACCGACACCACCGCCGACGTGGTGTGTCTTCAGGAGGTTCGCGCCACCGAAGATCAGATCCCCGACGAAGTCCTCGCCGTCGACGGTTGGCACACCCTGTGGGCACCGGCCGCAGACAAGGGACGCGCGGGGGTCGCGGTGCTCAGCCGTCACGAGCCCACGCGCCGGCAGGTGGGTTTCGGATCACAGGAGTTCGACACCTCGGGCCGCTACGTCGAAATCGAACTGCCCGACGTCACCGTCGGCAGCCTCTACCTGCCCTCCGGAGAGACCGGCACCGAACGCCAGGACCAGAAAGAACGGTTCATGAAGGAGTTCGCCGCCTACCTGATCGATCTCAAACACCGCAACAGCCAAGCCGGCCGCGAGGTCGTCATCTGCGGTGACTGGAACATCGCCCACCAGGAGATCGACCTGAAGAACTGGAAGACCAACCGGAAGAACGCCGGTTTCCTCCCCGAGGAACGCGAGTGGTTGACCCACCTGTACGACGAGGTCGGCTACGTCGACGTCGTGCGTCGCCTCCACGGCGAAGTCCCGGGACCTTACTCATGGTGGTCCTACCGGGGTCGTGCCTTCGACAACGACGCCGGATGGCGCATCGATCTGCACGTGTCCACCCCGGGCTTGGCCGAACGCGCCGACACCGCCGTCGTCGAACGCGCCGACAGTCACGATCTGCGCTGGTCGGACCACGCTCCGGTCACCGTCACGTACCAACACTGA
- a CDS encoding DinB family protein, with the protein MSESAPSVLSVLRRQFDVSWGLFDYHLSRLGGEDFRWEPAAVCWTVRPTVDGGWEPDWADVEPDPVPVPTVAWLTWHIGWWWSVSIDHLRDEAPRDRTAVVWPGPTGATVEWMRDLAGQWRELLDAGPDLGAPARFPWRDDPAVTVADAVAWVNVELMKNAAEIGQLRMLRTVGSVGG; encoded by the coding sequence ATCTCTGAATCGGCGCCGTCGGTCTTGTCGGTGCTTCGACGCCAGTTTGACGTGTCCTGGGGGTTGTTCGACTATCACCTGTCCCGGTTGGGTGGCGAGGACTTCCGGTGGGAACCGGCCGCGGTGTGCTGGACGGTTCGCCCGACCGTGGACGGTGGTTGGGAACCGGACTGGGCCGATGTGGAGCCCGATCCGGTTCCGGTACCGACGGTGGCGTGGTTGACCTGGCATATCGGCTGGTGGTGGAGTGTCTCGATCGATCATCTACGTGATGAGGCGCCGAGGGACCGCACGGCCGTGGTGTGGCCGGGCCCTACCGGGGCCACGGTCGAGTGGATGCGTGATCTGGCCGGGCAGTGGCGGGAGCTGCTTGACGCCGGTCCTGATCTGGGCGCGCCGGCGCGGTTTCCGTGGCGGGATGATCCGGCGGTCACGGTCGCCGATGCGGTGGCCTGGGTCAATGTGGAGTTGATGAAGAACGCCGCTGAGATTGGTCAGTTGCGGATGTTGCGGACGGTCGGGTCTGTCGGCGGGTGA
- a CDS encoding VOC family protein: MSMRLNPYISFNGDAKTAMQFYQGVLGGELTMSTFGEFGAPGPDENKIMHSSLETDAGFTLMASDVPQGMEHHPGDNITIAITGDDADKLRTYWEKLSDGGTVSMPLEKQIWGDVYGACVDRFGINWMIDIGESD, translated from the coding sequence ATGTCCATGCGACTGAACCCGTACATCAGTTTCAACGGCGACGCCAAGACCGCGATGCAGTTCTACCAGGGTGTCCTGGGCGGTGAACTCACCATGAGCACCTTCGGCGAGTTCGGGGCACCCGGCCCCGACGAGAACAAGATCATGCACAGCTCACTCGAAACCGACGCCGGATTCACCTTGATGGCCAGCGACGTACCACAGGGCATGGAACACCACCCCGGTGACAACATCACCATCGCCATCACCGGTGACGACGCCGACAAACTCCGCACATACTGGGAGAAACTGTCCGACGGCGGCACTGTGTCCATGCCGCTGGAGAAACAAATATGGGGCGACGTATACGGCGCCTGCGTCGACCGGTTCGGCATCAACTGGATGATTGACATCGGCGAATCGGATTGA
- a CDS encoding GNAT family N-acetyltransferase, whose product MPQLLRLHADHAAALFDFELSNRAFFAASIPDRGDDYFTDFDQRHRETLEWQAAGECHFHVLVTGEGRIVGRVNLVDVADGGAELGYRIGEAASGQGLATSAVAEVCELAVSEYGLSRLTAATTIDNGGSRVVLERNGFQVVGEADFDGRPGVEFEKRLTR is encoded by the coding sequence ATGCCACAATTGTTGCGACTTCACGCCGACCATGCGGCCGCCCTGTTCGATTTCGAGTTGTCGAACCGGGCGTTTTTCGCCGCGTCGATTCCCGATCGTGGTGATGACTACTTCACCGACTTCGATCAACGGCACCGTGAGACCTTGGAGTGGCAGGCTGCCGGTGAGTGTCACTTCCATGTCCTGGTGACCGGTGAGGGACGCATCGTGGGTCGGGTGAATCTGGTGGATGTCGCCGATGGTGGCGCCGAGTTGGGGTATCGCATCGGTGAGGCCGCGTCGGGGCAGGGGTTGGCGACGTCGGCGGTGGCCGAGGTGTGTGAGTTGGCGGTGTCGGAATACGGGTTGTCCCGGTTGACGGCTGCCACGACCATCGACAACGGTGGTTCGCGGGTTGTGTTGGAACGCAACGGGTTTCAGGTGGTTGGTGAAGCGGATTTCGATGGGCGGCCCGGCGTCGAGTTCGAGAAGCGGTTGACCCGGTAA
- a CDS encoding RNA polymerase sigma-70 factor, translated as MIEEFEEHRGLLLGVAYRLLGSMWDAEDVVQEAFLRWSGTDRAEVRSVRAFLMTVVTRLALDQLRSARVRRETYPGPWLPEPVAGDQVGPLDTVELRDSLSYATLHLMERLTPPERAVVVLREAFQLPYEEIAAVVGVSASTCRQLFRRGKERLGGDDRRVSLEEGEHRRLLERFMVAASGGDLSELTNVLAEDVVAYTDGGGRVRAALRPVVGRDRVMAFVAGLVRRFGVGEYSWIDVNGGVGLRIGMSQSSQVVVAEVSGGRICRLFAVMNPDKLARVG; from the coding sequence GTGATCGAGGAGTTCGAGGAGCATCGCGGGTTGCTGCTGGGGGTGGCTTATCGGTTGCTGGGCAGTATGTGGGATGCCGAGGACGTGGTGCAGGAGGCGTTCCTGCGATGGTCGGGGACCGATCGGGCCGAGGTTCGTTCGGTGCGGGCGTTTTTGATGACGGTGGTGACACGGTTGGCGTTGGATCAGCTGCGGTCGGCGCGGGTGCGTCGGGAGACCTATCCGGGGCCGTGGTTGCCGGAACCGGTGGCCGGTGATCAGGTGGGACCGTTGGACACCGTCGAGTTGCGGGATTCGTTGTCGTATGCGACGTTGCATCTGATGGAGCGGTTGACGCCGCCGGAGCGTGCCGTGGTGGTGTTGCGGGAGGCGTTTCAGTTGCCGTATGAGGAGATCGCGGCGGTGGTGGGCGTGTCGGCGTCGACATGTCGGCAGTTGTTCAGGCGGGGCAAGGAGCGGTTGGGTGGTGATGACCGGCGGGTATCTCTTGAGGAGGGTGAGCATCGTCGGTTGTTGGAGCGGTTCATGGTGGCGGCGTCCGGTGGTGACCTGTCGGAGTTGACGAATGTTCTGGCTGAGGACGTGGTCGCCTACACCGACGGTGGCGGCCGGGTGCGTGCGGCGTTGCGTCCGGTGGTGGGGCGTGACCGGGTGATGGCGTTCGTGGCCGGTTTGGTGCGTCGGTTCGGTGTGGGTGAGTATTCGTGGATCGATGTCAACGGTGGTGTGGGCTTGCGGATCGGGATGTCGCAGTCGTCGCAGGTGGTGGTGGCCGAGGTGTCGGGTGGGCGGATCTGCCGGTTGTTCGCGGTGATGAATCCGGACAAGTTGGCTCGGGTGGGTTGA
- a CDS encoding class I SAM-dependent methyltransferase, giving the protein MTFRYDDVLNPLRTAYDTDASSRDAGDKQPWKLAERQAFGDRLTTGARLLEIGAGTGHDSTYFQQRGTAVVATDLSADMVARCRAKGLDAHVMDFLNLNFPAGSFDAVYALNCLLHVPNRDFPTVLSRIAGVLRPGGLFFLGVYGGTENSEGPLTDDVLVPARFFSWRTDDRLQALATDAGFTIVDFHTVDVGSGHRFQSLTLRR; this is encoded by the coding sequence ATGACCTTTCGATACGACGATGTCCTCAACCCGCTGCGCACGGCGTACGACACCGATGCCTCGTCACGCGACGCCGGTGACAAACAACCGTGGAAACTGGCCGAACGTCAGGCATTCGGTGATCGCCTGACCACCGGGGCGCGACTGTTGGAGATCGGCGCGGGCACCGGACACGACAGCACCTACTTCCAGCAACGGGGCACTGCGGTGGTCGCCACCGATCTGTCTGCGGACATGGTCGCGCGCTGCCGGGCGAAAGGTCTCGACGCTCACGTCATGGACTTCTTGAACCTGAACTTCCCGGCGGGCTCCTTCGACGCGGTGTACGCGTTGAACTGTCTACTGCATGTCCCCAATCGGGACTTTCCGACGGTCCTGTCGAGGATCGCGGGAGTGCTGCGACCCGGTGGCCTGTTCTTTCTCGGCGTATACGGCGGCACCGAGAACTCCGAGGGCCCGCTGACGGATGACGTCCTGGTGCCCGCGAGGTTCTTCTCATGGCGCACCGACGACCGGCTTCAGGCCCTCGCCACCGACGCCGGATTCACCATCGTGGACTTCCATACGGTCGACGTCGGTTCGGGCCACCGGTTCCAGTCACTGACGTTGCGGCGTTGA
- a CDS encoding DUF2277 domain-containing protein, whose protein sequence is MCRNIKRLSNFTPPATAEEIHDAALQYVRKISGSTKPSAANQAAFDTAVETIAAATGDLLDNLVTSAPPRTREEEAAKAAIRSEKRFGPKAA, encoded by the coding sequence ATGTGCCGAAACATCAAACGCCTGTCCAACTTCACTCCTCCGGCCACCGCCGAGGAGATCCACGACGCCGCCTTGCAGTACGTCCGCAAGATCAGCGGATCCACCAAACCGTCGGCGGCCAACCAGGCCGCCTTCGACACCGCCGTGGAGACCATCGCCGCCGCCACCGGCGACCTGCTGGACAACCTGGTCACATCAGCCCCACCGCGCACTCGCGAGGAGGAGGCGGCCAAAGCCGCCATCCGGTCGGAGAAACGATTCGGTCCCAAAGCCGCTTGA
- a CDS encoding HhH-GPD-type base excision DNA repair protein — MSQTLWFTPDDDANRLLTDSPLAVTIGMVLDQQVPMEWAFTGPYTIARRMNATDVVAADIAETDPDAFVAIMSQKPAVHRFPGSMADRVQKLCRFLVDRYDGDVEAVWRDVDSGSELLRRIGELPGFGKQKSQVFLALLGKRFGVTPPGWREAAGPYGEADVFRSIADVTGPEALEKVRSTKKAAKQKAKE, encoded by the coding sequence ATGAGTCAGACGCTGTGGTTCACACCCGATGACGACGCCAACCGCCTCCTCACCGACAGCCCGCTGGCGGTCACCATCGGCATGGTGCTCGACCAGCAGGTCCCGATGGAATGGGCGTTCACCGGGCCTTACACGATCGCGCGACGCATGAACGCCACCGACGTCGTCGCCGCCGACATCGCCGAGACCGACCCCGACGCGTTCGTGGCGATCATGTCCCAGAAACCCGCGGTTCACCGGTTCCCCGGGTCGATGGCCGACCGGGTGCAGAAACTGTGTCGTTTCCTGGTCGACCGCTACGACGGCGACGTCGAGGCGGTGTGGCGCGACGTCGATTCGGGTAGCGAACTGCTGCGCCGCATCGGTGAACTGCCCGGGTTCGGCAAGCAGAAGTCCCAGGTGTTCCTGGCCCTGCTGGGTAAGCGCTTCGGCGTGACGCCACCCGGGTGGCGGGAGGCCGCCGGACCCTACGGCGAGGCCGACGTCTTCCGGTCCATCGCCGATGTGACCGGGCCGGAGGCGTTGGAGAAGGTGCGTTCCACCAAGAAGGCCGCCAAACAGAAGGCGAAGGAGTGA
- a CDS encoding TetR/AcrR family transcriptional regulator, with product MTTTDPSSTTPPPDRRPGGRTARTRAKVLDAVIAQLGEHGFDGLTTDTVAARAGVHRTTVYRRWGDVGGLLADVLDAAGDDDWIPPDTGSLEGDLCGLNEEIQTALTAQPPVMMALIASSFRSEPAADAQQRLWEDRYTRCGIIIDRAVKRGELPPGTNARQLLVTATAPVYHQLVLLRTPVDPELPSRAARTAALAASAGAFTEG from the coding sequence CGACAACGCCCCCACCAGACCGTCGCCCCGGAGGCCGCACCGCTCGAACCCGCGCCAAAGTCCTCGACGCAGTCATCGCCCAGCTGGGCGAACACGGATTCGACGGGCTCACCACCGATACCGTCGCCGCTCGCGCCGGCGTTCACCGCACCACGGTGTACCGGCGATGGGGAGACGTCGGTGGCCTGCTCGCCGACGTCCTCGACGCCGCCGGGGACGACGACTGGATACCGCCGGACACCGGTTCGCTCGAAGGCGACCTGTGTGGACTGAATGAGGAGATCCAGACGGCGCTGACAGCACAGCCGCCGGTGATGATGGCACTGATCGCCTCATCGTTTCGATCCGAACCGGCCGCCGACGCTCAGCAACGACTGTGGGAGGACCGTTACACCCGCTGCGGGATCATCATCGACCGGGCCGTGAAACGTGGTGAACTCCCACCTGGTACCAACGCGAGGCAGCTGCTGGTGACCGCGACCGCCCCGGTATACCACCAGCTGGTGTTGCTGCGCACTCCCGTCGACCCGGAACTACCCAGTCGTGCCGCGCGAACCGCAGCCCTGGCCGCCTCCGCCGGAGCGTTCACCGAAGGGTAG
- a CDS encoding HIT family protein has product MSPTHEPPDYDCPFCCLISGDATGLTNQRDVVRRTSGATAIMSPHWWLHNPAHVIVVPNTHHENLYDLPAPAGHAVSDLVREMAVALRHVYDCEGITTNQNNEPAGYQDVWHFHVHVLPRYRADGLYRTAPQVRLSSVDERAPYLDRLADYFAQRS; this is encoded by the coding sequence ATGTCCCCCACCCACGAACCACCCGACTACGACTGCCCGTTCTGTTGCCTCATATCCGGCGACGCCACCGGCCTGACCAACCAACGCGACGTCGTGCGACGCACCAGCGGAGCCACTGCGATCATGTCACCCCACTGGTGGCTGCACAATCCCGCACACGTCATCGTCGTTCCGAACACCCATCACGAGAACCTGTACGACCTACCCGCTCCGGCGGGACACGCGGTGTCCGATCTGGTACGTGAGATGGCCGTCGCCCTCCGGCACGTCTACGACTGTGAGGGCATCACGACCAACCAGAACAACGAACCCGCCGGTTACCAGGACGTCTGGCATTTCCACGTCCACGTGTTGCCGCGTTATCGGGCTGACGGCCTGTATCGCACGGCGCCGCAGGTGCGACTGTCGTCAGTCGACGAACGTGCCCCGTACCTCGACCGCCTCGCCGACTACTTCGCCCAACGGTCCTAA
- a CDS encoding glutathione peroxidase: MSIYDIGLRTLAGADTTLEPWRGKTLLAVNVASRCGLTPQYEGLEELHRRLSDRGFAVLGFPCNQFGGQEPGSAEEIAQFCSTTYGVSFPMFEKLDVNGSGRHRLYEVFTGAEDSDGEAGDVQWNFEKFLISAQGTVVGRFRPGTQPDDAGLVAAIEAQLP, translated from the coding sequence ATGAGCATTTACGACATTGGGTTGCGGACGTTGGCCGGCGCGGACACGACGTTGGAGCCGTGGCGGGGGAAGACCCTGTTGGCGGTCAATGTGGCGTCGCGGTGTGGGTTGACTCCGCAGTATGAGGGCCTGGAGGAACTGCATCGGCGGTTGAGCGACCGCGGGTTCGCGGTCCTGGGATTCCCGTGTAATCAGTTCGGTGGGCAGGAACCGGGTTCGGCCGAGGAGATCGCGCAGTTCTGTTCGACGACGTACGGTGTGTCGTTTCCGATGTTCGAGAAGTTGGATGTCAACGGGTCGGGGCGTCATCGACTGTATGAGGTTTTCACCGGTGCCGAAGACTCCGATGGCGAGGCCGGTGATGTTCAGTGGAACTTCGAGAAGTTCCTGATCTCTGCTCAGGGGACGGTCGTGGGGCGGTTCCGTCCCGGTACCCAACCCGATGACGCCGGCTTGGTCGCCGCGATCGAGGCGCAGTTGCCGTAG
- a CDS encoding oxygenase MpaB family protein yields MAGDQGLFGEGSVTWRVHLEPIMWIAGLRALYLQSLHPRVMRGVYQNSELFDRQKGWARFLRTARYVAIRTYGTIPETEAAGRRVRAIHSRLTGVDPGTGESFRVDEPALLRWVHCAEIASYADIAHRSGVISAADTDRYIDENRAGATLVGLNRDDVPGSMREMTDYFTRQRHRLRATPEGLRGLLNSFNPPLPRHLAPLRMAVPALNLLALASLPKWARRMLGIPVLPGADLVTTAQLRALRTAGSLTIGDQATAIAEARRNAHDMAAGTFVSVLDPKPADTGR; encoded by the coding sequence ATGGCAGGCGACCAGGGATTGTTCGGCGAGGGCTCCGTCACCTGGCGGGTGCACCTCGAACCGATCATGTGGATCGCCGGATTGCGGGCACTGTACCTGCAATCGCTGCATCCCAGAGTCATGCGAGGCGTCTACCAGAACTCCGAACTGTTCGACCGGCAGAAAGGCTGGGCACGGTTCCTGCGCACCGCCCGGTACGTGGCGATTCGCACCTACGGGACCATCCCGGAAACCGAAGCCGCCGGTCGACGGGTACGCGCCATCCACTCACGCTTGACCGGCGTCGACCCCGGCACCGGTGAGAGCTTCCGAGTCGACGAACCCGCCCTGCTGCGATGGGTTCACTGCGCCGAGATCGCCTCCTACGCCGATATAGCGCACCGCAGTGGCGTCATCTCCGCCGCCGACACCGACCGTTACATCGACGAGAACCGTGCCGGCGCGACCCTGGTCGGTTTGAACCGCGACGACGTCCCCGGTTCCATGCGGGAGATGACCGACTACTTCACACGGCAACGCCACCGGCTCAGAGCGACACCGGAGGGCCTGCGCGGGCTGCTGAACTCGTTCAACCCGCCGCTGCCGCGGCACCTCGCCCCCCTGAGGATGGCGGTACCGGCGCTGAACCTGCTGGCGTTGGCCAGCCTCCCGAAGTGGGCGCGCCGCATGTTGGGGATCCCGGTGCTGCCCGGCGCCGACCTCGTCACCACCGCGCAACTTCGCGCGTTGCGAACCGCGGGCAGTCTCACCATCGGTGACCAGGCCACCGCCATCGCCGAGGCGAGACGAAACGCCCACGACATGGCCGCCGGCACATTCGTATCGGTGCTGGACCCCAAACCCGCCGACACCGGTCGCTGA
- a CDS encoding GNAT family N-acetyltransferase, with protein MRFDTGVEAVASRQARNSAAYWAATGRSRGHRVVERDGFLAVVGDVRAGTRVLIQRPDLSRREVTEIRALFDDAAGPFDVEDPFSVTDLIDTGMRSWQMPIMVRAAGPVDPPQLDVVRVADEAGLAAAERVVISGFELSRFEPHRPGEMFPVALLEEPGVAVFIAIIEDAVAGACVTVEDDGVGSHYWVGTPAGLRSRGVGRAVMLGSLAPLSRVPVTLTASRLGRPLYESLGYVAATDSTWWSSS; from the coding sequence ATGCGGTTTGACACCGGGGTCGAGGCCGTTGCGTCACGTCAGGCCCGGAACTCGGCGGCGTATTGGGCGGCCACCGGGCGTTCCCGGGGGCACCGGGTCGTCGAACGTGACGGGTTCCTGGCCGTCGTCGGTGACGTTCGGGCCGGGACGCGCGTGTTGATTCAACGGCCGGACCTGTCGAGGCGGGAGGTTACCGAGATTCGTGCGTTGTTCGACGACGCGGCAGGACCCTTCGACGTCGAGGACCCGTTCAGTGTCACCGACTTGATCGACACCGGGATGCGTTCCTGGCAGATGCCGATCATGGTTCGCGCTGCCGGGCCCGTCGATCCGCCGCAGCTTGACGTGGTTCGTGTCGCCGATGAGGCCGGGTTGGCGGCGGCCGAGCGGGTGGTGATCTCCGGGTTCGAGTTGTCCCGATTCGAGCCCCACCGGCCCGGTGAGATGTTTCCGGTGGCGCTGCTGGAGGAACCCGGTGTGGCGGTGTTCATCGCGATCATCGAGGACGCCGTGGCCGGGGCCTGCGTCACCGTCGAGGACGACGGCGTCGGTAGCCATTACTGGGTCGGAACACCGGCCGGGTTGCGGTCGCGCGGCGTGGGACGCGCGGTGATGCTCGGGTCGTTGGCACCGTTGTCGAGGGTGCCGGTGACGCTGACCGCTTCGCGTCTGGGACGGCCGTTGTACGAGTCGCTGGGATACGTCGCCGCCACCGATTCGACCTGGTGGTCGTCGAGTTAG